A genome region from Bemisia tabaci chromosome 3, PGI_BMITA_v3 includes the following:
- the LOC109036288 gene encoding uncharacterized protein isoform X1 — MSHHFVPIIFFSMFPIAICQGPEYNIAVLKEKRICPDVIPIKDCPGERAEVLWSTANLTTGCNMVANDVVEFPRFVRHAHETDAIYVVIMTDPDVPTRENPTKREYLHWLVGNIYEDNWHTGEIIVDYVGPIPEHMNGVHRMVFLVYKQPSTDFIRFEEDRLPPVHDDKKRSNFSSTNFAKRYNLTGPVAANFFMAHWTQNMVQNLSKPITSTTEDLFYDYVDEEFKKLINHTTKVKLIQIKPQNTMKTVPDCTLRFSKYITTIFVVLISIVLKRSLILADIEKCSFLKSQLTIHGVVPEVIKEAPPHEIQVTFHHGFSLKPAEKLTPSQVMLPPIQVSYPAHEKGYYFLALIDPDSPNRTKPVDREFLHYLVGNIPGVAVSRGAEIIPYYAPLPEKDTGVHRYVFTVFQQPKGVINFESELSHSKKPNNEGRKKFNISNFAQKYDLGAPLAVTFFQMKWDEHYATSTMSSG, encoded by the exons ATGAGCCATCATTTTGTTCCTATCATCTTCTTTTCCATGTTTCCGATAGCAATTTGCCAGGGTCCTGAGTATAACATAGcagttttgaaagaaaaacgcATTTGTCCAGATGTTATTCCCATCAAAGACTGTCCTGGTGAAAGAGCTGAG GTGCTGTGGTCAACTGCAAATTTAACGACAGGGTGCAATATGGTTGCAAATGACGTAGTGGAATTTCCTAGATTTGTTAGGCACGCTCATGAAACTGATGCTATCTATGTTGTTATAATGACAG ATCCGGATGTTCCTACAAGGGAGAATCCAACTAAACGAGAGTATCTGCATTGGCTAGTTGGCAATATTTATGAGGATAACTGGCACACCGGTGAAATAATTGTAGACTATGTCGGACCTATACCTGAACACATGAATG GTGTCCACAGGATGGTGTTCCTTGTATACAAGCAGCCTAGCACAGACTTTATTAGGTTTGAGGAGGATCGTCTTCCACCCGT GCATGATGACAAAAAACGGTCGAATTTTTCGTCGACAAATTTTGCGAAAAGATATAATTTAACTGGACCAGTTGCAGCAAACTTTTTCATGGCCCACTGGACGCAAAATATGGTGCAAAATTTGTCCAAACCAATAACTTCAACAACAGAGGATCTTTTTTACGACTATGTCGACGAGGAATTCAAGAAGCTGATAAATCATACTACTAAG GTAAAACTCATTCAAATTAAACCACAAAATACCATGAAGACTGTTCCAGACTGTAcattaagattttcaaaatatataacGACGATTTTCGTCGTTTTAATAAGTATAGTTTTGAAAAGAAGTCTTATTTTAGCCGATATTGAGAAATGTAGCTTCCTCAAATCCCAGTTAACTATACATGGCGTGGTTCCTGAGGTGATAAAGGAGGCACCTCCTCATGAAATTCAG GTTACGTTTCATCATGGCTTTTCATTGAAACCGGCTGAAAAACTGACTCCAAGCCAGGTCATGCTTCCTCCAATTCAAGTATCTTATCCGGCGCATGAAAAAGGCTACTACTTTCTCGCTTTAATtg atCCGGACTCACCAAATCGAACAAAACCAGTAGACCgcgaatttttgcattatttgGTTGGCAACATTCCAGGGGTTGCTGTATCTCGAGGAGCGGAAATCATTCCTTATTACGCTCCTCTGCCAGAAAAAGACACAG GCGTTCATAGGTACGTGTTTACTGTCTTCCAGCAACCAAAAGGTGTCATAAATTTTGAGAGCGAACTATCGCACTCCAAAAA accTAACAACgaagggaggaaaaaattcaatatctcgaattttgctcaaaaatatGATCTGGGGGCACCACTTGCCGTCACGTTTTTCC
- the LOC109036288 gene encoding uncharacterized protein isoform X2 — MLFPSKTVLVKELRYDPKVLWSTANLTTGCNMVANDVVEFPRFVRHAHETDAIYVVIMTDPDVPTRENPTKREYLHWLVGNIYEDNWHTGEIIVDYVGPIPEHMNGVHRMVFLVYKQPSTDFIRFEEDRLPPVHDDKKRSNFSSTNFAKRYNLTGPVAANFFMAHWTQNMVQNLSKPITSTTEDLFYDYVDEEFKKLINHTTKVKLIQIKPQNTMKTVPDCTLRFSKYITTIFVVLISIVLKRSLILADIEKCSFLKSQLTIHGVVPEVIKEAPPHEIQVTFHHGFSLKPAEKLTPSQVMLPPIQVSYPAHEKGYYFLALIDPDSPNRTKPVDREFLHYLVGNIPGVAVSRGAEIIPYYAPLPEKDTGVHRYVFTVFQQPKGVINFESELSHSKKPNNEGRKKFNISNFAQKYDLGAPLAVTFFQMKWDEHYATSTMSSG, encoded by the exons ATGTTATTCCCATCAAAGACTGTCCTGGTGAAAGAGCTGAGGTACGATCCAAAG GTGCTGTGGTCAACTGCAAATTTAACGACAGGGTGCAATATGGTTGCAAATGACGTAGTGGAATTTCCTAGATTTGTTAGGCACGCTCATGAAACTGATGCTATCTATGTTGTTATAATGACAG ATCCGGATGTTCCTACAAGGGAGAATCCAACTAAACGAGAGTATCTGCATTGGCTAGTTGGCAATATTTATGAGGATAACTGGCACACCGGTGAAATAATTGTAGACTATGTCGGACCTATACCTGAACACATGAATG GTGTCCACAGGATGGTGTTCCTTGTATACAAGCAGCCTAGCACAGACTTTATTAGGTTTGAGGAGGATCGTCTTCCACCCGT GCATGATGACAAAAAACGGTCGAATTTTTCGTCGACAAATTTTGCGAAAAGATATAATTTAACTGGACCAGTTGCAGCAAACTTTTTCATGGCCCACTGGACGCAAAATATGGTGCAAAATTTGTCCAAACCAATAACTTCAACAACAGAGGATCTTTTTTACGACTATGTCGACGAGGAATTCAAGAAGCTGATAAATCATACTACTAAG GTAAAACTCATTCAAATTAAACCACAAAATACCATGAAGACTGTTCCAGACTGTAcattaagattttcaaaatatataacGACGATTTTCGTCGTTTTAATAAGTATAGTTTTGAAAAGAAGTCTTATTTTAGCCGATATTGAGAAATGTAGCTTCCTCAAATCCCAGTTAACTATACATGGCGTGGTTCCTGAGGTGATAAAGGAGGCACCTCCTCATGAAATTCAG GTTACGTTTCATCATGGCTTTTCATTGAAACCGGCTGAAAAACTGACTCCAAGCCAGGTCATGCTTCCTCCAATTCAAGTATCTTATCCGGCGCATGAAAAAGGCTACTACTTTCTCGCTTTAATtg atCCGGACTCACCAAATCGAACAAAACCAGTAGACCgcgaatttttgcattatttgGTTGGCAACATTCCAGGGGTTGCTGTATCTCGAGGAGCGGAAATCATTCCTTATTACGCTCCTCTGCCAGAAAAAGACACAG GCGTTCATAGGTACGTGTTTACTGTCTTCCAGCAACCAAAAGGTGTCATAAATTTTGAGAGCGAACTATCGCACTCCAAAAA accTAACAACgaagggaggaaaaaattcaatatctcgaattttgctcaaaaatatGATCTGGGGGCACCACTTGCCGTCACGTTTTTCC